A genomic stretch from Streptococcus oralis includes:
- the rpsF gene encoding 30S ribosomal protein S6: protein MAKYEILYIIRPNIEEEAKNALVARFDSILTDNGATVVESKSWEKRRLAYEIQDFREGLYHIVNVEANDDAALKEFDRLSKINADILRHMIVKLDA, encoded by the coding sequence ATGGCTAAATACGAAATTCTTTATATCATTCGTCCAAACATTGAAGAAGAAGCGAAAAACGCTTTGGTAGCACGTTTTGACTCTATCTTGACTGACAACGGTGCAACTGTTGTTGAATCAAAATCATGGGAAAAACGTCGTCTTGCATACGAAATCCAAGATTTCCGTGAAGGACTTTACCACATCGTTAACGTTGAAGCTAACGACGACGCAGCTCTTAAAGAGTTTGACCGTCTTTCAAAAATCAACGCTGACATTCTTCGTCACATGATCGTCAAACTTGACGCGTAA
- the ssbA gene encoding single-stranded DNA-binding protein SsbA encodes MINNVVLVGRMTRDAELRYTPSNVAVATFTLAVNRTFKSQNGEREADFINVVMWRQQAENLANWAKKGSLIGITGRIQTRSYDNQQGQRVYVTEVVADNFQMLESRSVREGHTGGAYSAPTASYTAPTQSVPDFSRDENPFGATNPLDISDDDLPF; translated from the coding sequence ATGATTAACAATGTTGTACTTGTAGGGCGTATGACACGTGACGCTGAGTTGCGTTATACCCCATCAAATGTAGCAGTTGCGACTTTTACTCTTGCAGTAAACCGTACATTCAAGAGTCAAAATGGCGAACGTGAGGCTGATTTCATCAATGTCGTTATGTGGCGCCAACAGGCTGAAAATCTTGCTAACTGGGCTAAAAAAGGCTCTCTTATCGGGATCACTGGTCGTATCCAGACTCGTAGTTACGATAACCAGCAAGGACAACGTGTCTACGTAACAGAAGTCGTGGCTGACAATTTCCAAATGTTGGAAAGCCGTAGCGTGCGTGAAGGACATACAGGTGGGGCTTATTCTGCACCAACTGCTAGTTATACAGCACCTACACAATCAGTACCTGACTTTTCACGTGATGAAAATCCATTTGGAGCAACCAATCCGTTGGATATTTCAGATGATGATTTACCATTCTAA
- a CDS encoding MFS transporter, giving the protein MFKPNYRKNIGLMAGVEFFAFLGITSFWILFLSQNGMSLWQVGLLESIFHATSVICEIPSGMLADRYSYKTNLYLSRIAGIASSILMLVGQGNFWIYALAMVVSALSYNFDSGTSAAMVYDSAVEAGLKERYLSISSFMSGVAEGTRSLGTVLAGFFVHGQLHLTYYIMIATSIIVLFLTWMLKEPSVKAQKSERLTMKKIMLTVKEELQRNPSLFGWMILSQIIGTLMCMFYFYYQNQLPDLEGWQISIVMLIGSVLNIWAVYLASKIGKRYSALKLFPILVLLTGVTYLLSYFGTPLIYILIYLISNALYALFQPIFDNDLQKRLPSEVRATMLSVYSMMFSLSMIVIFPLTGWLIDALGFVEAFIYLGLFLVIVGFSLFFILKEMARALELKENVISKQ; this is encoded by the coding sequence ATGTTTAAACCAAATTATCGGAAGAATATCGGTCTCATGGCTGGGGTAGAATTTTTTGCCTTTTTGGGCATTACTAGCTTTTGGATTCTATTTCTCAGTCAAAATGGGATGTCACTTTGGCAGGTTGGTTTGTTGGAAAGTATTTTTCATGCCACCAGTGTCATTTGTGAAATTCCCTCTGGAATGTTAGCTGATCGCTATTCATATAAAACCAATCTTTATCTCAGTCGGATTGCTGGGATTGCGTCGTCTATTCTCATGTTAGTAGGGCAAGGTAATTTTTGGATTTACGCACTCGCTATGGTGGTGAGTGCCTTGTCTTATAATTTTGATTCGGGCACGAGTGCAGCCATGGTTTATGATTCGGCCGTGGAGGCTGGATTAAAAGAGCGCTACTTGTCTATCTCAAGTTTTATGTCAGGAGTAGCAGAAGGAACTCGGTCTTTGGGGACCGTTTTAGCGGGATTTTTTGTCCATGGTCAATTGCACTTGACCTACTATATCATGATTGCTACTTCGATTATCGTTCTTTTCCTAACTTGGATGCTAAAAGAGCCTAGTGTTAAAGCACAAAAATCTGAGCGTCTGACCATGAAAAAGATTATGTTGACTGTCAAAGAGGAGTTGCAGAGAAATCCCAGTCTTTTTGGTTGGATGATTCTGTCCCAAATCATTGGGACACTGATGTGCATGTTTTATTTTTACTATCAAAATCAACTGCCGGACTTAGAAGGATGGCAGATTTCGATAGTCATGTTAATCGGTAGTGTTTTGAATATCTGGGCAGTTTATCTAGCGAGTAAGATTGGAAAGAGGTATTCAGCCTTAAAGCTCTTTCCCATTCTTGTACTCTTGACGGGAGTGACCTACTTACTTTCCTACTTTGGAACGCCACTGATTTATATTTTGATTTATTTGATTAGTAACGCCTTATATGCTCTCTTTCAACCGATTTTTGACAACGATTTACAAAAGCGACTCCCAAGTGAGGTACGTGCAACCATGCTAAGTGTCTACTCCATGATGTTCAGCCTGAGTATGATTGTTATTTTTCCTCTGACGGGATGGCTGATTGATGCTCTAGGTTTTGTAGAAGCCTTTATTTACTTAGGATTATTTTTAGTAATAGTCGGCTTTTCACTATTCTTCATTTTGAAAGAGATGGCCAGAGCTTTAGAACTGAAAGAGAATGTTATTTCTAAGCAATAG